A region of the Thermogladius calderae 1633 genome:
GGCGACTACGTGGACGAGATGCTGGTCTCCCACCCTTTCGGCGTCGAAAAAGCCTACCCGTGGATCCTGAGGCACCCCGTCTACGTCTCATACGCTGACGGCTCCTGCTCCCTCTACAGGGTGGAGCACGTGCTCAAGTGCGTCGGGGAGCGGCTATTCGTAGGCGAGTTCTTCGCTTACGGCGACGACAACGTCTTGGGCCTAGAGCTATGGGGCTGCGGACATCCCTCCGTGGCCCTGGAGAAGGCCGTGGCAGAGCACTACAGGTCGGCCACCCTAGGAAGTAAGAGAACCCGCAGGCTCCTGGCCGAGTACTACGACGCGAGAAACGGGGTCGCACTCGCCCGGGTGAGTAACAGCAGGCTCAGGGGCGTGGCACCCGTGTACAGGCTGGTCAAGGCAGGTCTCCTCTTCCTCAGGTACAAGGACAGGCTAGTCCTGAGGACTGTCGCGGACGGCCTAAGGCTCGCCCGCCTGTTAGAGGCCAGGGGAATGGTCATAGACGTCCACAGGGCGCCCGTCATCCCGCTCACAGCCAAGGCGGTGCTCGGCTCGTTCGCCCCGTTCGCCCGCGCCTCGCTACTCAGAAAGTACATTGACGAGTGGGTGGCCAGGAACTACGACGGTGTACTAGACGCGAGAGAGGAGCCGGCCACAAGCTAGCTTTTCCCGGGGAACCCGAACTTCTCGGCCTCCCTGAACCCGGGGCACTTCTTGTCCTTCTCGCTTAGTATGACGCCCTCTCTTATCGGCCAGTCTATGGCGAGCTCGGGGTCGTCCCACTTTATACACCTCTCGTGCCGGGGGCTGTACTCCTTGGTGACCAGGTAGAGGAGGAGCGTGTCCTCCAGGGCCTGAAAGCCGTGGGCGAAGCCCGGTGGCACCCAGAGGGCTAGGCCCGGCTCCAGGACGACCCCTACGTGCCTGCCGAGCCAGGGCGACCCGATTCTTATGTCCACCGCCACGTCGTAGACCCTCCCCTTGACAACGTAAACCAGCTTCCCCTGCTCCATTGGCTCGACCTGGTAGTGCAACCCCCTCACCACGCCCCTCCTGGAGTAGCTCAGGTTAACCTGGGCGAAGCCCGCGGGGAGGCCGCTTGAGGCGAAGTCGCTCCCCTTGAAGAGCTCTGCGAAGAAGCCCCTGTTGTCAGGGAAGACCTCTAGCCTTACTAGCACTACGTCGGGTATACCAAGCCTCTCGACAGACTTAACGGGCATAATCTACGCACTCCCCCGCGAAGGCCCTCAACGCCTCCCGTAGAGGCCTGACACCCACGCCCATACTCCTCGCGAGGGAGGAGTCCAGGCTCGAGTCCCTCGGCCTCCTAGCCCTGAGCACCGCGCTGGCTATACTAGTCGGCTTCACGAGGTCCTCGCTCACGCCCAACACCCTCGCGAGCTCAACCGCGAACTCGTACCTCGAGACCCTCTCACCGGCCACGTGCAGGAAGCCCCTCGGCCTACCCTCCAGGAGCCTGGTTATGGCGTCGGCCAGGTCTGGTGCGTAGGTGGGGGAGAGGAACTGGTCTACGAAAGCCTCCACGACCTGGCCCCGGCTCAGCTTGCCCAGCGCGTCTAGGGCGAACCCCCTCTTCCCGCCCGGGCTACACCCGTAGAGACCGCTCGTCCTCAGGACGAGGTAGTACTCTAGATTGGCCGCCACGGCTATCTCCCCCATCAGCTTCGTCAGCCCGTAGTAGTTCAGGGGGTTAGGTGGGTCTCCCTCCCTGTACAGCCCCTTCTCCCCGTCGAAGACGTAGTCTGTCGAAATGTAGACGAAGTACTTACAGACCCCCCGGCAGGCGGTCGCGAGCTCCCTGGTGGAGACGTAGTTCACGTTTAAGGCTAGGAGCTTGTTCGCCTCGCAACCGTCCACGTCCGTGTAGGCCGCCGCGTGCACTACGACCTCGGGTCTCAGGGACTCCACGAGAGGCCTGGCCTCGTGGGGGTCGTCGAAGTCCACCCACACCCACTTCACCCCCTCCGCCACGGGCGGCCGAGTAGCGTGGTAGGTGGCGTAGACCTCGAACCCCCTCTCGACAAGCCTATTAACCAGGCTCCAGCCCAGTAGCCCCGTGCCTCCCGTGACAAGCACCCTCGCCAATCCGCTCACCACGGCGTGTCCGCTAGTACGTACGCCTCCTCGACCAGGGGCCTCCACCACCACTCGTTACCAAGGTACCACTTGACCGTCTCCCTCAGCCCTGTCTCGAGGTCGTAGACGGGCCTCCAACCGAGCTCCCTCAGCTTGTCGCACCTCATAGCGTACCTCATGTCCTCGCCCGGCCTCCTCTTTGCGTACACGACTTTCTCGGAGGGGTCGAACCCCATGTACCTAACGAGCCTCTCAACCACCTCTCTCACAGTAGCGTAGTTGCCCCGGCACACGTTGTAGACCTGGCCTTTGGGGGCCTTCTCGAGGAGTAGGAGTAGAGCCCTAGAAGTGTCCTCGACGTGAATCCAGTCCCTCACCTGCCCGCCGTCCCCGTAGATGACCGCTGGCTTCCCGTGTAGTAGCCTTATTATAGTCCTGGGAACGAGCTTCTCGGGGTGCTGGTAGGGCC
Encoded here:
- the rfbD gene encoding dTDP-4-dehydrorhamnose reductase; the protein is MLVTGGTGLLGWSLVNRLVERGFEVYATYHATRPPVAEGVKWVWVDFDDPHEARPLVESLRPEVVVHAAAYTDVDGCEANKLLALNVNYVSTRELATACRGVCKYFVYISTDYVFDGEKGLYREGDPPNPLNYYGLTKLMGEIAVAANLEYYLVLRTSGLYGCSPGGKRGFALDALGKLSRGQVVEAFVDQFLSPTYAPDLADAITRLLEGRPRGFLHVAGERVSRYEFAVELARVLGVSEDLVKPTSIASAVLRARRPRDSSLDSSLARSMGVGVRPLREALRAFAGECVDYAR
- the rfbC gene encoding dTDP-4-dehydrorhamnose 3,5-epimerase — translated: MPVKSVERLGIPDVVLVRLEVFPDNRGFFAELFKGSDFASSGLPAGFAQVNLSYSRRGVVRGLHYQVEPMEQGKLVYVVKGRVYDVAVDIRIGSPWLGRHVGVVLEPGLALWVPPGFAHGFQALEDTLLLYLVTKEYSPRHERCIKWDDPELAIDWPIREGVILSEKDKKCPGFREAEKFGFPGKS
- a CDS encoding glycosyltransferase family 2 protein; amino-acid sequence: MPPRVTVIWLNYNSSRFIGVVLRSLESVLSVDYPPDMLELVVVDNASTDGSFESVRGYLEAHRGGARVKVVRAGSNLGFTGGSNLGFAARDRDSRYVLLLNNDAVIYPDGLRALVDYLEEHPRVAAVQGVVLKLGTRLIDTAGDYVDEMLVSHPFGVEKAYPWILRHPVYVSYADGSCSLYRVEHVLKCVGERLFVGEFFAYGDDNVLGLELWGCGHPSVALEKAVAEHYRSATLGSKRTRRLLAEYYDARNGVALARVSNSRLRGVAPVYRLVKAGLLFLRYKDRLVLRTVADGLRLARLLEARGMVIDVHRAPVIPLTAKAVLGSFAPFARASLLRKYIDEWVARNYDGVLDAREEPATS